Genomic segment of Primulina tabacum isolate GXHZ01 chromosome 11, ASM2559414v2, whole genome shotgun sequence:
TGAATCCAGCAAATTTCTAAGCCATCCTTGTCATGTCCTTGCAGGTGGGACTAAGGACTACAAGGTTCTCATGGATGAGTTCCATCATCTGTCGACGGCTTTTCTGGAGCTTGGAAGCAGGTAAACCTTTGTACTGACAATCATTTGCTCATGTAGTAGTATATCTATGTTTTCTTGAGATGTGTGTAGAATTTATTTGGTATTCGATGAATTGAGCTGGGGAACTAGATTAATGTCAATACTATATGCTTTGTCTGAACAATATTTCTACTAGTGGACGAGATTGTGTAAGGCATTACACTTCAATTAGATTGTGGAGGGAGAACCTGGAagcaaaataattaaaattagcCAGGAGACCGAATGTAGAGATTGGAGTTAATCTGAATTCTGCTGGTGATGATAGATATTTTTCAATTCCACAATCTCCTCATAAAATCATGCTTTATTTCTTCTGTGACGTTACACTCCTGATTACTGATGCTTGGCACAACTAGTTCAACGTGTAAAATGAAACCCTATGTGAATGAAAAGTTTTGTTCTCTTTTGCAGTTATCAAGAGGCTATTGAGGATATTACCATGAGAATGGGCGCAggaatgacaaaatttatatgCAAGGAGGTAGCTAGCTATTCTCACTCGTGGTAGTTGTATTAATGGTTTGGAAGTTCGGGTCACTTGTTGTTTGGCTAAGTCTTCAATAGAATCTAGAATAAtctaatataatatttgattgcTTCTGAACTCGACAACATTTTCAAAACTGTTACCTATTAGGAAAAAGGTGATGTCATGGAATCTAGAATGTCATTTATCAGCTTTGCTGGCTCAAGTGATCGACattgttttcaaaactattATTCATCAGGAACGTAGAGATGTCAGCTTATGGATTCTATATCTCTTAGCAACAGTATTATCTACTTATTGCCTTTTGTTTTTCCTTAGTTTATAACCAAGTCAATCATTTTAATATGCCATTGACGaattaagaaataaaaaatattgtggAGTCCTATGCGTGGAACGGCAAGTATCAAATTGCATTCATAACAAATTTTTACTCTTCCCAGGTAGAAACAGTAGATGATTATAATGAATATTGTCACTACGTGGCTGGACTTGTCGGATTAGGATTGTCAAAGCTTTTCCATGCGTCGGGAAAAGAAGATCTTGCTTCAGCTGCTCTCTCGAACTCGATGGGTTTGTTTCTTCAGGTACTGTTAGCAAAATCAATGTTTTACTTTTTCTCTCCCATTTGAAACTCATGATACTTGCCTTGTTTCTTTGCGGTAAGTATAGAAAACAAATATTATCAGGGATTATCTGGAGGATATCAATGAGATTCCCAAATCAAGAATGTTTTGGCCTCACCAAATTTGGAATAAATATGTTGACAAACTCGAGGTACTTTTTTTTCTTTGCTTCATGGCTTCATCTCAATACTATACTTCCTTTCAGAAGTTAAGTTGTTTCACAGTTGTGGATTTAGTTGTAACTCAGTAAAATAAAATCCAGTATCTGCTGTTGGGATTTCCTGCAGGACTTGAAATATGAAGACAATTCAGTTAAGGCAGTGCAGTGCCTGAATGACATGGTCACAAATGCTTTATCACATGCCGAAGACTGCCTGAAATACATGTCTGCTTTGCGGGATCCAGCAATCTTTCGATTTTGTGCAATTCCACAGGTATACATGTTATTGCATCGTTTTAAATATATTCTCAATTGAACCACGGTTATGTTGTCTAgaacattaaaaaatataacttcCTATGAATTACTTGCATGGCTAATGTCATCACCACATCCATGAGTGGTTCTGGCTTGCATTCAAATTTCTGTTGTAAAGAATCAGAAGGTACATTTGATTTGGCTTTGTTAATATCCACAGATAATGGCAATAGGTACTCTAGCTTTGTGCTACAACAACATTCAAGTATTCAGAGGTGTTGTGAAAATGAGACGAGGTAAGATAAGTTCTCTCAATTAGATCTTTTTTCACGACAACATGGTTTGTGTTTATTTCTTGTTTCCTTTCATGTCTGCGTAATGCACTCGTGAGATTGAGAAACCGAATTTGCTGAAGCGGAGGGTGATATATAATAGGCAAAGTGGAAAAATCAATAATTGGGTCATGAAAGATTTACATCAATCTATACCTGAAAGTGCTTTGTGTTGGCCTGCTGTTATACTAATGATTGGTCTCTTTGCTGCTTCTGATTTTTCTTTTCAATGTTCTTAATCTTGAAAAGAGCTCACAAGCTAAAAAGCTCCCTAAATTTTCGAACAAATTATTATTAACCAGCCACACAGAATATAACTGAAGTGCAACATGTGAATTTATGCCATATCAAAATGTGGCTGATTCTGACAAAATAACTTGAGCAAAGTTCGGGTTGTATTTAGCTTTACTTTATATTTCTGCCTGACTTCTTGAAATTACGTGCTGTTTTCATGTTAATTCTGTTTTAAACCAACAAAAGATACTATGTTTTTTTTCTTCTTGGTCTTGCCCTAGGTCTTACTGCCAAAGTTATTGACCGAACTAAGGCCATGCCAGATGTGTATGGAGCCTTTTATGATTTCTCTCGTATGCTAAAATTTAAGGTATGAAACTTCATCTATACGAGTATAACATACCCAATTGGAGGGAGGTATGCAACAAGTTTCATTGCATGAGTTCAAGCATAATGTTGCTCTAAACGGGCATCAATCAATTTACCTACAAATATTTCTGCATAAAATAGAGTAGATGAAGGTTTTGAAACAATCAAAATTTCATTACCAAGTTCTGTTCAGATTTTTATGTTCACGGTCAATCTGTCATATGCTATAAGCTTTTCATGCACATTTTGCGCTTCGGAAATTTTGTTTAGTAAATGCGTACTCATAACAGATATCCTATAAAAGTCTTGaattcaaaattatttaataatgcTGTtgaattttggtttttttttttccctttgcCTGCGTTATCTTTTCCCTTCATACATTAAAAACGGGCTGTTTTCTGAAATTTCTAGATTGATGACACTGATCCTAATGCTAGAAAGACAAAAGACAACTTAGAAGTGATCTTGAAGATTTGCATGGACTCGGGAACCATAAACGAAAGGTTGTTTTGCTTTTTCAGTTCTTTTGTTCCAGAATTTTATTGTTGACTTCAAACAACGCTTCTTGTTTTTGCACCAGGAAATCTTACGTGATCCAGAGCAAGCCCCAATATAATACCTGCTACGGTTAGCATCAAATTCCATTTTCTTCACTTTCGGTCGAAACAGATGTCTGCGCATCATATAATTTTCTAATTATGATTGTTTCTTGCAGTTTGTTATCATCTTTATCATAATTGCCATTCTCGTATCATACTTATCTGCTACTCAAGCTACTACCGTCTGTAAGTGTTTCCATCCTAGATATAGTACTTTTTAGTCATTGCATTAGAAAATGGTTTCCAATTCACATCGCGCTCTTCAAAAAATGCAGGAACCTCTTGTTATAAGTAGGTTGTAGAAAGAAACTTATCTTTTTGTCCTGAAGACCAGGATGCTATTTGAAGTTCATCACTTGTGCTATTGATGAACCCATTGTACCTGCTATTATTTGTATCTTACTCGAATAACTTAGCGAATCGCATAAGTTTTGTGCTGTGTAATGCTTTCTGGTATGTATGTTTGCATAAGCCAAGAAAGCTGCTGAATATGTTTGCTGTAAATCCATATGGTGAGTATTAGTGTTTGGTATTTGTCATATCAAGCAATTTTCATGTCCATGTATTATTATGTGAGTTTTTAGGATAATGATTGAATGAATTGTTAAATGCAAtgaatttaggctttaaaattttgaaaaatctgaaaataatcTTCTGAAAAGCTTGCTAAAGACGATTAATCTAACTTAAGCTTTAATGTGCTTAAGCCAGACTATGCAGCCTCTTTATAGAAAACTAGATTTCAATATACTAATATTagttattataattttaatatttttatgttatttaGAAATTGAAAATTTATTCATGGATTACAtcattttatttacttttagacttaaaataatcaaaataacagtaaaaattgataactttttttttatcattaactTCGTGTTAATCTTACTTAAACTTTTGAAGGATGACCTTCACGTTTATAgtatattttctttaaatatgagatgttaaataataaaataaatttataatttaatttttaataaaagatagaccatgacaccaaaattCGTCAATATAACATTCTCAAGTTTGATAGAATACTAGTGTCTTTTGGTACGTAATGCatgtatatttatattatattcttTTGATGTTAAATTATCATTTTGTGAAAATCTAGATAGTATATTGAGATTTATCTTTGACAATGGTTttttgtaataatttttttattttatatataatgcgattatataaaaattcatatttataaaaaaatttgtaatttgaaaagatacatatatattatttataaaagaaTATAAAATGATTCTAAAGTTAGATACTTCAAGCACCTCAaccttaataatataatataatatagctCGAAATACACATCAAAACGTTCCTTCACTTCTCGAAATACATATTATGGTGAATCAATGCCTCACTAATAAATTGTTGTAGCTAGTATAATTCCTCAGAATTGatctttttatttcttttgtgaAGGATATAGAACATACTTTATGATGTAAATTGTggaattaatataataataaaacttTATCAataaaagatttttaaaatagtcatttaattttctatatatTGAGCAAGATTATTCATCGATTAAGTTaatatttaattgattaataatatatgaaaataacataaacaaagcaactaaaaaaaatatatcaccAGATCTTCATGGAAAGTAACACTTGGCTATTCTTCACTTTAGATGAAACAGTGGAAGTCGATCGACTTCTCTTTCACAAGGCATTAAAtatcgcaaaaaaaaaaaaaaaagtagtaAAGAAGAAAGTGACTAATGCACTTAGTGAGAATGACGTCACCATCTCCACTCCAACTGAAATCCCATTTCCAATTATTCCTTGAAAAACATGAAGTGGCTAACGTTAGAGGCAGTCTTCTCACTTGTCAGTAATGGCCAACCCACTCTTGGTGATGTCCCAACACTACCTGTTTGGTTTCCAAGCATTAGCTTTCACTACATATGCTagatatacatacatacacacaTATACATAATGATGGACTTAGTCGTCCGTGTGGATTTCGACCTAATTGTAACACGATTAGAAGTTGATACCTATCTTATTTGTTATTTGATATAATTGAGTCTCGATCTTATGGACAACCTTAGACACACCAAAAACATCAAACATTGAATTTCTCAAAACATAgcatgttgggtgcaataattgtccctgcttggtagaacgattgaaccgtggtgcttgagctgctgtgcggtttaaaagatttgagttgcaccattaacaccagctatagcttttggtaaagcggcaaacgCTTGGTCctataattggtatcagagccaaggtcacggattcgattctcattgattgcaagaaatgcaattattgggagggagattgttgggtgcaataattgtccctgtttggtagagcgatcgaaccgtggtgcttgagctgctgtgcggtttagaaaatttgagttgcaccattaacaccagctatagcttttggtaaagcggcaagcgctcggtcctacataGTTTATTCTTGACAAATGAGTTCACGTGTCGTGGACTCATAACGAGTGTTTTAGTAATGCTCACAAGTATATTTCGTTCGAGATCGAGATATCATTGGAGTATCAATCAGGGTTCGGTCACATAAGATTTATTCGTGATTATATATAAAGttctaattttcttttaaaattttttttgagaAGTGACCAGTCTACTCAACTTCGTgcacttattttttttttggttgttgTTGAAGTGACCTCATATTTATTGACaaaca
This window contains:
- the LOC142518758 gene encoding squalene synthase 2-like codes for the protein MGSLLAIWQHPDDLYPLVKLKLAARNAEKQIPSEPHWGFCYSMLHKVSRSFALVIQQLDTDLRDAICIFYLVLRALDTVEDDTSIATEVKVPILMSFHRHIYERDWHFSCGTKDYKVLMDEFHHLSTAFLELGSSYQEAIEDITMRMGAGMTKFICKEVETVDDYNEYCHYVAGLVGLGLSKLFHASGKEDLASAALSNSMGLFLQKTNIIRDYLEDINEIPKSRMFWPHQIWNKYVDKLEDLKYEDNSVKAVQCLNDMVTNALSHAEDCLKYMSALRDPAIFRFCAIPQIMAIGTLALCYNNIQVFRGVVKMRRGLTAKVIDRTKAMPDVYGAFYDFSRMLKFKIDDTDPNARKTKDNLEVILKICMDSGTINERKSYVIQSKPQYNTCYG